Proteins encoded together in one Chrysemys picta bellii isolate R12L10 chromosome 22, ASM1138683v2, whole genome shotgun sequence window:
- the ECSIT gene encoding evolutionarily conserved signaling intermediate in Toll pathway, mitochondrial yields MNCVRKLLLAREFSAGRGVLRQAAPGRDLPWLQGSSAQRFWLVPVRSIRSSAALSRFELVPSARGDKEKDRGPRDGSLVPLDELFELAHEGDRNKAAFSRALELFCQRDVRRRGHVEFINIALRKMPEFGVERELDVYNKILDVFPKEVFVPRNYIQRMFNHYPRQQECGIRVLEQMESYGITPNKQTKFLLLQIFGEKSHPVRKYRRLMYWFPKFKHVNPYPVPAALPRDPVDLARISLQRIAADLSAKVTVYQMPLVDISDAGKEITQPHIVGIQSPDQQELLAHHNPARPVFVEGPFPLWLKKTCVYYYVLRGELLPPEEKEEVIDSERNFFYPMHLDLDLDRGPWDDEEFDVDEAVEGPIFAMCMAGAGDQATLAKWILGLQQTNPILSQTPVVFHLTPGPRELQAGSDSESGEEEIPQSWHAKQEL; encoded by the exons ATGAACTGTGTGCGGAAGCTGCTCCTGGCCCGAGAGTTCTCCGCCGGACGAGGCGTCCTGCGGCAAGCCGCTCCAGGGAGGGATCTCCcatggctgcagggaagcagtgcCCAG CGCTTCTGGCTGGTGCCTGTGCGGAGCATCCGGAGCAGCGCTGCCCTGAGCCGTTTCGAGCTCGTCCCCTCGGCAAGGGGGGACAAGGAGAAAGACAGGGGGCCCCGTGATGGGTCCCTGGTGCCCTTAGACGAGCTCTTCGAGCTGGCCCACGAGGGAGACAGGAACAAGGCCGCCTTCAGCCGAGCGCTGGAGCTCTTCTGCCAGAGAGACGTCCGGCGGCGAGGTCACGTCGAGTTCATCAACATCGCCCTCAGGAAGATgccggagtttggggtggagcgGGAGCTCGACGTCTATAACAAGATCCTGGACGTCTTCCCCAAGGAAGTGTTCGTGCCCCGCAACTACATCCAGAGGATGTTCAACCACTACCCGAGGCAGCAGGAATGTGGGATCCGCGTCTTGGAGCAGATGGAGAGCTATg GCATCACGCCCAACAAGCAGACGAAATTCCTGCTGCTCCAGATCTTTGGCGAGAAGAGCCATCCCGTTCGCAAATACCGGCGGCTCATGTACTGGTTCCCCAAATTCAAGCATGTCAACCCCTACCCGGTCCCGGCGGCCCTCCCCCGAGACCCCGTTGACCTCGCCAGGATCAGCCTGCAGCGGATCGCCGCGGACCTGAGCGCCAAGGTCACGGTCTATCAG ATGCCTCTGGTGGATATTTCGGATGCCGGAAAAGAGATCACCCAACCGCACATCGTAG GAATCCAGAGCCCCGATCAGCAGGAGCTCCTGGCTCATCACAATCCGGCCAGGCCCGTGTTTGTCGAGGGCCCCTTCCCCTTGTGGCTGAAGAAGACGTGTGTTTATTATTATGTACTCCGGGGAGAGCTGCTACCGCCTGAGGAAAAG GAAGAGGTGATTGACTCCGAGAGGAACTTCTTCTACCCCATGCACCtcgacctggacctggatcggGGCCCGTGGGACGACGAGGAGTTTGACGTGGATGAAG CGGTGGAAGGCCCCATCTTTGCCATGTGCATGGCCGGGGCAGGAGATCAGGCCACTTTGGCCAAGTGGATTTTGGGCCTGCAGCAAACCAATCCCATTTTGAGTCAGACGCCGGTTGTGTTCCACCTCACGCCGGGGCCCCGAGAGCTCCAGGCGGGCTCGGACTCGGAGAGCGGCGAGGAGGAGATCCCGCAAAGTTGGCACGCGAAGCAAGAACTTTAA
- the ZNF653 gene encoding zinc finger protein 653 isoform X3, with amino-acid sequence MPPSCWGRDSKKPWEQIPKKPKRKKRRRRNVNCLKNMVIWYEDHKNRCPYEPHLSELDPTFGLYTTAVWQCEAGHRYFQDLHSPLKPLSDSENESDDAGNGVGAGSSDSSEESSSSGSEEQPENRQAKAQQRPPPSAVEGGSSSGLITQDGIHIPFEHHIENLTAEQGAAMCHNPPLNGPESMETVVCVPMPVQVGSGHGTLFENVTQETLGEVVASCPVQGMMQGSQVIIIAGPGYDALTAEGIQLNVTSSGGEEMPCAVIEGVAAYTQTEPENVQPNSGELVESGECIETKKEKDDLYGLKKEELQPPPEMEMPEELEPAQENTEPEPEEMDGSDMSAIIYEIPKEPEKRRRSRRGRVMDADGMLEMFHCPYEGCSQVYVALSSFQNHVNLVHRKGKTKVCPHPGCGKKFYLSNHLRRHMIIHSGVREFTCETCGKSFKRKNHLEVHRRTHTGETPLQCEICGYQCRQRASLNWHMKKHTSEVQYNFTCEHCGKRFEKMDSVKFHKLKSHPDHKAT; translated from the exons ATGCCCCCTTCctgttggggcagggacagcaa GAAACCGTGGGAGCAAATCCCTAAAAAGCCAAAACGAAAGAAAA gaAGGAGGCGGAACGTCAACTGCCTGAAGAACATGGTGATCTGGTACGAGGACCACAAGAACCGCTGCCCCTACGAGCCACACCTGTCGGAGCTGGACCCCACCTTCGGGCTGTACACCACGGCCGTGTGGCAGTGTGAGGCCGGGCACCGCTACTTCCAGGATCTGCACTCCCCGCTGAAGCCGCTCAGCGACTCCGAGAACGAGAGTGACGATG ctggCAACGGCGTGGGGGCCGGAAGCTCGGACTCCTCCGAGGAGAGCTCCAGCTCGGGGTCGGAGGAGCAGCCCGAGAACCGTCAGGCCAAGGCCCAGCAGCGTCCGCCCCCGTCGGCCGTGGAAGGCGGGAGCAGCAGCGGCCTCATCACGCAGGACGGCATCCACATCCCGTTCGAGCACCACATCGAGAACCTGACGGCCGAGCAGGGCGCCGCCATGTGCCACAACCCGCCTCTCAACGGCCCGGAGAGCATGGAGACCGTGGTGTGCGTCCCCATGCCCGTTCAGGTGGGCTCGGGCCACGGGACTCTCTTTGAGAACGTGACGCAGGAGACTCTCGGGGAGGTGGTGGCCAGCTGCCCCGTGCAGGGCATGATGCAGGGCTCCCAGGTGATCATCATCGCCGGGCCCGGCTACGACGCCCTGACGGCGGAGGGCATTCAGCTCAACGTCACCAGCAGTGGGGGCGAGGAGATGCCCTGCGCCGTGATCGAGGGCGTCGCCGCCTACACCCAGACGGAGCCGGAGAACGTGCAGCCCAACAGTGGGGAACTGGTGGAGAGCGGGGAGTGCATTGAAACCAAAAAAG AAAAAGACGACCTTTATGGGCTCAAAAAGGAGGAGCTGCAGCCCCCCCCGGAAATGGAGATGCCGGAAGAGCTGGAGCCGGCCCAAGAGAACACGGAGCCGGAGCCCGAGGAGATGGACGGCAGTGACATGTCGGCCATCATCTACGAGATTCCGAAGGAACCCGAGAA GAGGCGGCGAAGCCGACGGGGCCGCGTGATGGATGCCGACGGCATGCTGGAAATGTTCCACTGCCCTTATGAAGGATGCAGCCAGGTCTACGTAGCACTTAGTAGCTTTCAG AATCACGTCAACCTCGTCCACcggaaagggaaaacaaaagtcTGTCCCCACCCGGGCTGTGGCAAGAAGTTCTACCTGTCCAACCACCTCCGCAGACACATGATCATTCACTCAG GCGTCCGTGAATTTACCTGTGAAACCTGTGGGAAATCTTTCAAGCGGAAGAATCACCTGGAGGTGCATCGCCGGACACACACGGGAGAGACGCCCCTCCA GTGCGAGATCTGTGGGTACCAGTGCCGTCAGAGAGCGTCTCTCAACTGGCACATGAAGAAGCACACCTCGGAAGTTCAGTACAACTTCACCTGTGAGCACTGCGGCAAACGCTTCGAAAAGATGGACAGCGTCAAATTCCACAAGCTAAAGAGCCACCCGGATCACAAGGCCACGTGA
- the ZNF653 gene encoding zinc finger protein 653 isoform X2, with protein sequence MSEAQRGPAPAQPAPAAEEEEAEEEEAGPGAGEAEAGAGGRKARGRPRLTESDRARRRLESRKKKPWEQIPKKPKRKKRRRRNVNCLKNMVIWYEDHKNRCPYEPHLSELDPTFGLYTTAVWQCEAGHRYFQDLHSPLKPLSDSENESDDAGNGVGAGSSDSSEESSSSGSEEQPENRQAKAQQRPPPSAVEGGSSSGLITQDGIHIPFEHHIENLTAEQGAAMCHNPPLNGPESMETVVCVPMPVQVGSGHGTLFENVTQETLGEVVASCPVQGMMQGSQVIIIAGPGYDALTAEGIQLNVTSSGGEEMPCAVIEGVAAYTQTEPENVQPNSGELVESGECIETKKEKDDLYGLKKEELQPPPEMEMPEELEPAQENTEPEPEEMDGSDMSAIIYEIPKEPEKRRRSRRGRVMDADGMLEMFHCPYEGCSQVYVALSSFQNHVNLVHRKGKTKVCPHPGCGKKFYLSNHLRRHMIIHSGVREFTCETCGKSFKRKNHLEVHRRTHTGETPLQCEICGYQCRQRASLNWHMKKHTSEVQYNFTCEHCGKRFEKMDSVKFHKLKSHPDHKAT encoded by the exons ATGAGCGAGGCGCAGcggggcccggccccggcccagccggcCCCGGccgcggaggaggaggaggccgaggaggaggaggcggggcccGGCGCGGGGGAGGcggaggccggggccggcggcCGCAAGGCCCGGGGGCGGCCCCGCCTGACCGAGTCCGACCGGGCCCGGCGCCGCCTCGAGTCCCGCAAGAA GAAACCGTGGGAGCAAATCCCTAAAAAGCCAAAACGAAAGAAAA gaAGGAGGCGGAACGTCAACTGCCTGAAGAACATGGTGATCTGGTACGAGGACCACAAGAACCGCTGCCCCTACGAGCCACACCTGTCGGAGCTGGACCCCACCTTCGGGCTGTACACCACGGCCGTGTGGCAGTGTGAGGCCGGGCACCGCTACTTCCAGGATCTGCACTCCCCGCTGAAGCCGCTCAGCGACTCCGAGAACGAGAGTGACGATG ctggCAACGGCGTGGGGGCCGGAAGCTCGGACTCCTCCGAGGAGAGCTCCAGCTCGGGGTCGGAGGAGCAGCCCGAGAACCGTCAGGCCAAGGCCCAGCAGCGTCCGCCCCCGTCGGCCGTGGAAGGCGGGAGCAGCAGCGGCCTCATCACGCAGGACGGCATCCACATCCCGTTCGAGCACCACATCGAGAACCTGACGGCCGAGCAGGGCGCCGCCATGTGCCACAACCCGCCTCTCAACGGCCCGGAGAGCATGGAGACCGTGGTGTGCGTCCCCATGCCCGTTCAGGTGGGCTCGGGCCACGGGACTCTCTTTGAGAACGTGACGCAGGAGACTCTCGGGGAGGTGGTGGCCAGCTGCCCCGTGCAGGGCATGATGCAGGGCTCCCAGGTGATCATCATCGCCGGGCCCGGCTACGACGCCCTGACGGCGGAGGGCATTCAGCTCAACGTCACCAGCAGTGGGGGCGAGGAGATGCCCTGCGCCGTGATCGAGGGCGTCGCCGCCTACACCCAGACGGAGCCGGAGAACGTGCAGCCCAACAGTGGGGAACTGGTGGAGAGCGGGGAGTGCATTGAAACCAAAAAAG AAAAAGACGACCTTTATGGGCTCAAAAAGGAGGAGCTGCAGCCCCCCCCGGAAATGGAGATGCCGGAAGAGCTGGAGCCGGCCCAAGAGAACACGGAGCCGGAGCCCGAGGAGATGGACGGCAGTGACATGTCGGCCATCATCTACGAGATTCCGAAGGAACCCGAGAA GAGGCGGCGAAGCCGACGGGGCCGCGTGATGGATGCCGACGGCATGCTGGAAATGTTCCACTGCCCTTATGAAGGATGCAGCCAGGTCTACGTAGCACTTAGTAGCTTTCAG AATCACGTCAACCTCGTCCACcggaaagggaaaacaaaagtcTGTCCCCACCCGGGCTGTGGCAAGAAGTTCTACCTGTCCAACCACCTCCGCAGACACATGATCATTCACTCAG GCGTCCGTGAATTTACCTGTGAAACCTGTGGGAAATCTTTCAAGCGGAAGAATCACCTGGAGGTGCATCGCCGGACACACACGGGAGAGACGCCCCTCCA GTGCGAGATCTGTGGGTACCAGTGCCGTCAGAGAGCGTCTCTCAACTGGCACATGAAGAAGCACACCTCGGAAGTTCAGTACAACTTCACCTGTGAGCACTGCGGCAAACGCTTCGAAAAGATGGACAGCGTCAAATTCCACAAGCTAAAGAGCCACCCGGATCACAAGGCCACGTGA
- the ZNF653 gene encoding zinc finger protein 653 isoform X1 — protein MSEAQRGPAPAQPAPAAEEEEAEEEEAGPGAGEAEAGAGGRKARGRPRLTESDRARRRLESRKKYDVRRVYLGEAHGPWVDLRRRSGWSDAKLAAYLLGLERGQRAGRRGKPWEQIPKKPKRKKRRRRNVNCLKNMVIWYEDHKNRCPYEPHLSELDPTFGLYTTAVWQCEAGHRYFQDLHSPLKPLSDSENESDDAGNGVGAGSSDSSEESSSSGSEEQPENRQAKAQQRPPPSAVEGGSSSGLITQDGIHIPFEHHIENLTAEQGAAMCHNPPLNGPESMETVVCVPMPVQVGSGHGTLFENVTQETLGEVVASCPVQGMMQGSQVIIIAGPGYDALTAEGIQLNVTSSGGEEMPCAVIEGVAAYTQTEPENVQPNSGELVESGECIETKKEKDDLYGLKKEELQPPPEMEMPEELEPAQENTEPEPEEMDGSDMSAIIYEIPKEPEKRRRSRRGRVMDADGMLEMFHCPYEGCSQVYVALSSFQNHVNLVHRKGKTKVCPHPGCGKKFYLSNHLRRHMIIHSGVREFTCETCGKSFKRKNHLEVHRRTHTGETPLQCEICGYQCRQRASLNWHMKKHTSEVQYNFTCEHCGKRFEKMDSVKFHKLKSHPDHKAT, from the exons ATGAGCGAGGCGCAGcggggcccggccccggcccagccggcCCCGGccgcggaggaggaggaggccgaggaggaggaggcggggcccGGCGCGGGGGAGGcggaggccggggccggcggcCGCAAGGCCCGGGGGCGGCCCCGCCTGACCGAGTCCGACCGGGCCCGGCGCCGCCTCGAGTCCCGCAAGAAGTACGACGTGCGGCGGGTGTACCTGGGCGAGGCGCACGGGCCCTGGGTGGATCTGCGGCGCCGCAGCGGCTGGAGCGACGCCAAGCTGGCGGCCTAtctgctggggctggagcgggggcagcgcgcggggcgCCGCGG GAAACCGTGGGAGCAAATCCCTAAAAAGCCAAAACGAAAGAAAA gaAGGAGGCGGAACGTCAACTGCCTGAAGAACATGGTGATCTGGTACGAGGACCACAAGAACCGCTGCCCCTACGAGCCACACCTGTCGGAGCTGGACCCCACCTTCGGGCTGTACACCACGGCCGTGTGGCAGTGTGAGGCCGGGCACCGCTACTTCCAGGATCTGCACTCCCCGCTGAAGCCGCTCAGCGACTCCGAGAACGAGAGTGACGATG ctggCAACGGCGTGGGGGCCGGAAGCTCGGACTCCTCCGAGGAGAGCTCCAGCTCGGGGTCGGAGGAGCAGCCCGAGAACCGTCAGGCCAAGGCCCAGCAGCGTCCGCCCCCGTCGGCCGTGGAAGGCGGGAGCAGCAGCGGCCTCATCACGCAGGACGGCATCCACATCCCGTTCGAGCACCACATCGAGAACCTGACGGCCGAGCAGGGCGCCGCCATGTGCCACAACCCGCCTCTCAACGGCCCGGAGAGCATGGAGACCGTGGTGTGCGTCCCCATGCCCGTTCAGGTGGGCTCGGGCCACGGGACTCTCTTTGAGAACGTGACGCAGGAGACTCTCGGGGAGGTGGTGGCCAGCTGCCCCGTGCAGGGCATGATGCAGGGCTCCCAGGTGATCATCATCGCCGGGCCCGGCTACGACGCCCTGACGGCGGAGGGCATTCAGCTCAACGTCACCAGCAGTGGGGGCGAGGAGATGCCCTGCGCCGTGATCGAGGGCGTCGCCGCCTACACCCAGACGGAGCCGGAGAACGTGCAGCCCAACAGTGGGGAACTGGTGGAGAGCGGGGAGTGCATTGAAACCAAAAAAG AAAAAGACGACCTTTATGGGCTCAAAAAGGAGGAGCTGCAGCCCCCCCCGGAAATGGAGATGCCGGAAGAGCTGGAGCCGGCCCAAGAGAACACGGAGCCGGAGCCCGAGGAGATGGACGGCAGTGACATGTCGGCCATCATCTACGAGATTCCGAAGGAACCCGAGAA GAGGCGGCGAAGCCGACGGGGCCGCGTGATGGATGCCGACGGCATGCTGGAAATGTTCCACTGCCCTTATGAAGGATGCAGCCAGGTCTACGTAGCACTTAGTAGCTTTCAG AATCACGTCAACCTCGTCCACcggaaagggaaaacaaaagtcTGTCCCCACCCGGGCTGTGGCAAGAAGTTCTACCTGTCCAACCACCTCCGCAGACACATGATCATTCACTCAG GCGTCCGTGAATTTACCTGTGAAACCTGTGGGAAATCTTTCAAGCGGAAGAATCACCTGGAGGTGCATCGCCGGACACACACGGGAGAGACGCCCCTCCA GTGCGAGATCTGTGGGTACCAGTGCCGTCAGAGAGCGTCTCTCAACTGGCACATGAAGAAGCACACCTCGGAAGTTCAGTACAACTTCACCTGTGAGCACTGCGGCAAACGCTTCGAAAAGATGGACAGCGTCAAATTCCACAAGCTAAAGAGCCACCCGGATCACAAGGCCACGTGA